CAAAAACTCCATAGAGAAAAAAGAAAGAGCTAAATGCAGTGCACTCTGGTCTTATAAAAGGTCCACTCTAAAGGCCTTTTAAGTACACTTCATTTGGAAATAAATAGGGAAATAAAAAATTAATGTGGTTCCCCTTTGGTAGTTTGCCGTTCATTTACGTCCAATGTGAAGTACGAAAAAAAGTGAGGAAAACGACAAAAGAGTAATGTGGTTCACTTCTCGATAGTGTTGCGGTTCACTTACCCTCGATGTGAAGCGCACTCTTCCTTGTCACTTCCTTGTCTGAGAAAATTTCCTGTCTGACAAAACAAATGATGTAGTGCACTTTCTTGTCTGCTGCAGTGCGGTTTTCTGTTGCATGAAGTTCACTCGTCGATTTGGGCGTCGCAAAAAATAGTGTGTCCGCATTTCGGTAATTTCAAAACTGCTCTCAAACCGTAAGGAATTAGATAGAGTATTCTACATGAAAAATATGCGCCTCGTCGATATCTTGCCGACGGTGTATCATTTGAATCATTCCGAAGAGCTTCTTgaatttttttcgtgaaaaacgTCCGCTGCCTCTCGTCGTCAGCCGCACGATTTTCAAAATTAACTAAAAACCGTAAGGATTCTCAAAAACATTTCAACATATGAAAGTTGCGCCTCATCCGTAGTTACACGCCTCGTTTCGACAAACAGTTCAAAAACTGGAGCCAAAACAGTACGAAAATTGCAAAAAAATCGAAAAAACAGAATTCCGTGATTTAGTAAAtttaaaactgctcttaaaccataATGAATTAGAAAAAATAATAGACATGTAAAAGATGCGTCTCGACGATACCTTTCGAACGGTGTATCATTTGCTTCATTCCGACTAGCGGTTTAGAAAAAAAAGCGAAAAACGCTCGCTGCCACTATTCATGGGTCGCACCATTTtcgaaactgctcttaaaccgtgaggaatctcgaaaagtgttcaacatggcgaAGTAGCACCTAATCCatagcttttcaacggtatattacaTGCCTCGTTCCGACATACGGTTTAGAAACTGGAGCAAAAACAGTACCGAAAAAACATCATGTGCAGTTTTTTTGTGACGGGAACTTCACTCGCCTGAGTACTACAACACACTTGGTTCAAACAATGACGTGCACTTGCGTTGAGCATGCAGTTcggaagtgttatcagaatagttattctgctaatattagcagaatagaccggctatatatatatatatatatatatgacagCAATATTCTAATCCCAGGATTAGAATAGTTATTTGGATCATGTGAGGCCCTATATAGGGCCCGATGGACCCCTCCTGAACTGCCCGGCCCGGCCAGACAGAAACCCACCCGATCCCGAGCCGCCCCGACAGGATCCAACTGATCCCCCGATCCCGACCCGACCAACCCCCCCTCGCCGCTCCTCCCCTCGATCCACGACCTCCGCCCTTGTTCGCCGGTGATCTTCGCTGGATCCGCCACCTCCCCCCGTCTCCAGCTCCTGGCCGACCGGATCCGCCACCTAGCCTCCGCCTCCAGCTCCTGGTCGACCGGATCCGCTGCCACACCTCCGTCCCACCTCCTGACCGACCATCGGCGCGGGCGAGcgagcgacggcggacgccggcGCGAGGGAGCCCGCGTCGCCTGGACGCGGCGAAGCCGCCATGGACTTCCGGAAGCCGCATCCTCCTTCCATCCTCACCGCCCGATGCCTTGGCAAAGCAGATGACGGCCCCGACGCAAGCTACGGCGAACGACGCGGCCAACGAAGCAACTCCGCGACGGAGGCGGCATCGGCGGCGCGTTCAAATCCAACAGTACATGAAATTCCTCCCACTTGttgccttcttcttcaatattgCCTTGCCTGACCTTCTTGCTTTGTGCAGATGAACGTCGCGCCCTCTGCAAGACATGGATTGCCATGGAATTCCTCTCCTACCTCCACGACGAATTGTTCTCAAGGTGGCCTATCAGCTGCTGGAAAAAGGTTGGCCGAACTTCTAGCCATGGTATGGTTGAACTTCTTCTTTCTGTTTGTTATTTTCTTACAGCCATGTGAAGTTCAGGTAGTTTGTGAGCCTCAGTCCAGGCTACAAATAGCATTTTAAAATATACCTACTTACAGCCATGTGAAGTTCAGGTAGTGTGTGAGCCTCAGTCCAGGCTACAAACAGTAGAAAATTTGCCTGTGAAATCTGCGTGCTTTTCACATTCACATGTGAAAAGCCATGTGAAGTTCAACTGTTAAGTGTGCTAGAGTTTAGGTTGGTATGTATCTGGTTCTGtgcaaaaaaataaaaggaaaatagAACATGCATGTGATCTCACATGAAGGTCGGGTTGGTATGCACTAGTGGTTCAACCATTCAAACTCATGAAGGTTCAGGTTTTTTAACTGTAGACAATATTTCCCCTTTGCAAAACAAGAAGTTCAGGTTGTGGAGAGTGCTCAGTTCAGGTACATATAAGTAATCAAATAGTGTAGAATTAACAGAATGTGAGGTTCATTCTGTGAAGGGTGCTCAGTTCAGGTACAAAAGTATTGGCAGGTGCTCAGCTCAGTGCAGAGTGTGATGCCTGTCCTAGGGGGAAAAATATGTACATGGACACCACTTTTATATGAGAAGTTCAGGCTGTCAATAATGCTCACTTCAATTACAAAGGTATAGGCAGATGTAACTTTGTGCTAATAAACATTTTTTTCTTTTATGTCAGCAAGACGAGAGACGCATGAAGAAGCTTAGAAGTTCCCAGCAGCAAGTACACAATCCTAAGCCTGTACGCGTTGCACCACCCACTCAATGGGTCACACATCAAACGCACCAACAGCATTACCAGCCTTCTCCGGACAAAAAATGGATGACACCCGAAAACATGGAGACTTCCAAGATGCTGGGTCACAGCCCTATCCGCACAACTTTGCGCCTCCACCTAATTGGGTGACGCCGGAAATCCCCCGCGGATTCTTTGTATCCACCAGCAAATTAGCCTTTCTTCCATCAATAGGAATCACTTTGATTTCGCAGTTCAAGAGGATGGTGGGGGCAACCTCTCTACATGCCTCAACATTCCCCCTAGAAATACAAAAATAATGAGACTTCCAAGCATACCGATGGAGGAGGGGGTTAGCTCAAGTCCTGCATGTAACTCTGGAGGTTATCCCGGTGTGCCTTGTCAATGCCAAAGGGAAGCAACTAAACCGGATCCCAGGACAAATCCAATAGGAACACACACACGGAGGAGAGTGCTCTGCACACTACCACCGTTGGATCCTGCTCCTGCTGCTACAAGTCAAAATTGTGCGGGACATAAGGTAGATGGATTGCTTCACAAAACAAAAGAGCAAACCAAGACCAGGATCGCAATACCTCTGCAACCACCTCAAGTAAAAAGGACGCAAACAAGAGAGAGGCCATCTTCAGCCCTCCTTCCTCCTCGTGATCCACTCCTGCATTCCGATATGATTACTCCGCCGTGCCCCATCCCAGAGGGACAGCAGCAGACTCCGGTGGAGTTGCAATCATACACGCACGTAAGTGAAACAAAATATTTAGGTATTTATATATGCATCTTGTATTATCTGCAAATTTTCTGCTCCCTCCAAGATAACAAGTTCATAAACTGCATTTTAACGTGTCGTTTGgattattttttgtttttctgcAGACGCCGAATCTCCCGGATTATCTAATACCTAGACTAAAGATGCGATTTCAATATGTAGAGAAAACAAGGGAATTTTATAACAGATACGCCAGACACACTTGTTTTGGAATCGGGAAGAGGGGGGTGACAACCACAAGTATTTTGTTTGCGTGTTCTAAGGGAAACACACAACTTCTGTTTCAGAGGCTAACAGGAAGCGAAACAAAACATCGCAGAGGACAGGCTGCAATGCAAGAATGAGGGTGAAGGTGCAGGATGATAACACATGTGTGGCAGTGGACATTGAGTACAATCATAATCACCAACTCATGCAAACTGATGACATCCTAGTATTCTTGCACTCACACAAGAATTATGACCCCACTATTCTGGAGTACGTAAAGCTCCTGCAGTACCATGATGTCAAGCATACACCAATCATGTCCATGCTATCAGAAAATGAAGATGGAAGCTACTTCTTAAGCATGACCGGACAAGACCTACTAAACTAGTAAGTATTCAAAAATACACATACTGTAAATGTACATAGCATCCTAAGTCACCACCCTTTGCTAGCAAAAATAACAAATGCATGTTTGCATATAATTTGCAGGAAAGCCATGAATGCAAAGAAAGATGATTTGGATGATGTATTGAAACTTGTATCATTCTTCAAAGACAtgaaggcaatcaatgatgagtTTTTCTATGACATACAAGTAGACAAGGACAAGTCAATTAAAAACATTTTCTGGTCCAATGCAAGCTGCCGAGGAGCCTATCAAGACTTTGGCGATTGCGTAACATTTGACACAACTTACAAGACCAACAGATTTCATATGCCTCTGGGAGTGTTTGTTGGAACAAACCATCACTTGCAGTCAACGATATTTGTTGTTGCCCTGATCAGAGACGAAGATGCAAAGTCATTCAAGTGGTTGTTCGATACATTTGTACGGTGCATGAACAACAAGCACCCAACTTGCATTCTAACAGGTGAGTTCAAGAAAAAACTCTACAAGTTTCATCATCTTTTCAGTCTATGGGTCTGTATTGGGTACATTGGTTTTATATGAAAATAATGTAAAGCAAGCAGTTCAACCACTGTTAGCACAGAAGTCCAACAAAAGCAGTATAAGAAGCAAAATTATATGCCACATGTTTAGAAAAAATATAGTTCTGGATGTGAAGTTCAAATAGAGGAACCATAGAAGTTCAAGGACACTACTGTAAGAAAAAACATATGAAACATGTTCAGGACAAAATGTAGTTATGTATGTGAAGTTCAAGCACTGGTACCACAGAAGTTCAACAACACTGCTGTAAGAAAAAAAATGGGTTACATTATTAGTTAGTAATACTGCTACCTGTGAAGTTCAAGCACTAGTACCACAGAAGTTCAACAACACAGCTGTAAGGAAAAATACATGTGACATTTTTAGATAGTCATACTGCTACGTGTAAAGTTCAAGTACTTGTACAACATAAGTTCACCATCAGTGCAAAAAAGAAGCaagtttcttttttctttttaattcATGCAGACCACTGTCCGTCGATGGCGAAAGCTATACCACAATCATTCCCAAACACCGTCCACAAGCTATGCCATTGGCACATCCTGAAAAAGTACAAGGAATACCTCGCGTTGCTGTACAAAAAGTATAAAACATTCAAAGAGGAGTTCACAGCTATATTAAACTCGCCGTTGATGCCAATAGAGTTTGAAGTTGCCTGGGCTGAACTCATGCACAAGTACAAACTGGAGAACGACCAGATGATGATCCAGCTATGGAGTGATAGGAAAATGTGGATTTCAGCATATTACAAGAACATTTTCTATGCTAGAATGAATTCCACACAACGAAGCGAGAACATGAACCACGTGCTCAAGAGAGGGTTTGTCAAGGGGACACAGAACCTACACAAGTTTGCTAGGCGGGTAAATGCTTGCATACAAACTCGGATGCAGAAGGAGAACGAGCAAACAATGACCAGCATGGTATGAAGACAAAAAAGACACCCCCATCATATTGTGTTTTCCTTCAACTTGTGCACTTtgaatttaaaaaaaatgaaacccATGACTCTGATTCGACTAATatcttattttttgacatatgCAGATCAATCCTATGACAGAAACAACTTACGGCTATCAGGAAGACATGTCTATCAAGTACATGAGAGCCGTGTACACCGAGATGAGGACTAGGATGAGAAAAGCCACGCTATTTCGCGCAAAGCCTACAGCAGAGCCCACTAAGTACCTTGTGTACTACCACAAAAAGGCTAgccatgatgatgaagacagatTTGCCTGGTCAAAGCATGAATTCCAGGTTGTAGCTGACCTAGAGAATGAAATATGCGAGTGTGAATGCAAGCTTTGGACACACACAGGTGAGCGGAAAAACAAACTCATTAAATAGCTAAACTAGTAGTATCATATCAAATATATGAAACTCATTGCTGGCTCACAAACTATGTATTGTGCATTCACCACAAAATGCAGGCCTGTTCTGCCTTCACATCATGAACATACTGGACCACCTGAAGCCTGACAAATTTCCAGACAAGTATATCCTCAAACGGTACACAAAGACTGCAAAATCACAACCAACCTTTGATACAAGGGACTACAACACAACTGCATCGGATGGCAGCTCAAGACTATCGAAGCAAGACATCTTGCTGCAGCTAAATTTGATGGTTAATAAGAAAGCGATGAGATGTGACCAGCAATATGATAGAGCCTACTATGTTCTCAAGAGGCTCGTGGAAGAGCTTGATGCAATACATTCAGCAAATCAAGCGGATGCTAACGAAAGGATGGCTGAAGAGGATGCTGAAATTGAAGATGACCTTCATTATTATGCAGCTAAAATGCTCCACGCCGCTGCTCAAGCCAACCAATGCAAGCAGGGTGTTGACCAATCAATGGAGTAGCGACAGCAAGAGACGATGAAACTGCCGCTGTACTCTGAAACAAAGGTTAGGAAGAAAATTTCTGCAGCAAAGAAAAGTGACAAGAGAGCTCAAATAAAGGCACCACCTGCAGGAAGAGTCGTCGTGCTCGATGAGAACGGAGTGCCACTTGGACACAGGCAATGTAGTGTGTGCAAAAAGGTTGCAGGACACAACAATCTCACCTGTCCAACACTCTTAGAAACAAACGATGCCGAGGAGGTCAAGCAACCCAAAGTTCAAAAACAGTAGGCCAAAGTTATAGAACAAAAGAAGGGACCACACCCACAGAAAGCAAGCAGCAGACTTTGTAGCATATGCAAGGAGTATGAACCACATAATGCAAGAACATGCCCGAAGTGCGCAGATGCTGAAAAGACAAGCAAAAAGCCAGAGAAGAAATAGAAAGCaaaactgtcgtggaattgtcacggcagatgtcctcgcgcaaggacttagtcgtggagccatcgcagctaggaagcttaaaggggttaaacgggacaaggaacacgagggttatactggttcggccccttacggtgaaggtaaaagcctacgtccagttgaggtggtattgattagggttacgatgaccagggagcttaattgctatgcctggctctcgacgagatcttacttgcccctaaaccgccgccgggtcgcccctttatatagagaggttgacgcccagcggctctcagagtcccggccggctcataagagtgtccggctcggactccaactattcttgccttacactacaagttctaccataatggcggttatcactacgggccttaagccatctccgggtcttaagcccatcattgacccgccgtcttcaagctcggtactgggcttcgcgtgatgaccattatgagtaacccggcccctcctggcgggtgactctaagggttatatcatcaacattaggccccagattgatttgaaccggttcatgtcaatcttcaattctttcgagagagaaaaatcttccggcttatggCCGTGTGAAAGtcataacccgccgtgacgtcatcttctggattcctggtaacccgccatgacgtcatcttccattaagttcatttctttattccattaaatcccaacagatcttatctttaatggtcatctcgaaaatcgaggcgcctctggGGCGATATAATCACGCCgtgacctcctcgtttctcgcaccCACTCATGAGcttcgccttataaatagcccggcccgtaAGCCTCCAGTCACTCGTCGCCtctgtcttcttcctcctctcgccactgtgctgccgcccgagctccgccgccgccgccgccgcgggtttcctcatcttcaccaactcaggccgctgcatcaacccgacgtgaccagagaaacgcgacgaacCCCCGCCGTAGCTCCGCACCTGTAAGTCCCTGCGCCTCCCCAccgtagatccgcattagggctCCACTGTTCTTTGCTGTTCTTCGCGAGTTCTTGATAGATTTCATTATTACCACCCCTTCTTGATCCTTAGACTGTATAGAACTGTTGCGGTAGTTGTTTCACACCCGttcccaatgtacatagatcccctttcattgcataaaggctccgttcgaacctatgaacttcttctgcgtctgttttaggtctagaaactttccctttccagtcgatcgtttgatccagaataattactgcgtcctgtgaaacttgttttcaccacacttagtgaaaaattgcatctgctgagctatggcggcttacatttccggctcaaaAGAAGCCATGCGCCGTAAAACTTCCGGCTCATGTATGATAAAGCTAcagacaatttgaattactcatgataccttcagcggcttatataacccgatgcacttaaccatgtgtcattaggcccctctcatAAGCCGCCATTGAATATTAAACTGTaaacatctgccggcttataattgaaccggtaattttccttttgtcataggcttcatctttcacaatgcctccccaagctcccaaggcacccatcacgtgcaactggatgaggtccaatgtcactgACGATACCTTAGCCGATTTCgtaaagacgggttacctgcccaagaaggatgtcatgtcttaccgtgcccctgactcgtcagaggagagaccacaaccaagggatggggaggtggtgatatttgcggatcacatgagccggggcttcgcaccgcccggctcaaaattctttagagatgtgctgaatttctttgatctgcgaccgcaagacataggacccaattccgtgtcaaatatttgcaactttcaagtattctgcgaagtctaccttggagaagagcccagcctgctgctctttagagagctattttatctgaaccgccagaacgagtgcgccaacgggccgagcctggaacttggtggaatctccattcaacgccgtagagactgcctctttccttacgctgagccgcccAACCATCCAAAGGACtagaaccagacatggttctactacCAGGATacttcgccggctgacgagagccctctgcccggctttcgtgcccttcGTCTGGAGCCAAGTCACCCCCTGCCGGATAAGCTAACTCAAGccgagcgtcaacctctgatccccaccatcaacaaaattaaggctctcctgggaaatggcctcaacggcgttgatctggtccgggtctggatctcttggcgggtgatccccttaagccgccgccccggcttaatgtgtgattacacgggccggaaagatgaccctctgcgacacagccgcaacgatctacCTGAAGACGTTGtcgatgacatgaccaagtccctcttgaatgagagcttgacagattgcgggaggaccggcttaagccccttctgcaagactaacccggccccagcggtaagccactgatctgaacaccttattttctccttagatagttttcatctgaaccttaagaagtcttcattgtatttttcaggctgatgataagttctggaaggtcaagtatgaccatgaggcggctaaaaaagccagaaaggctaagaaagccgctaGGAGAGCCGCTCCCCAAAAAAGGGAAGCAAGCCCaccgcctcagagctgcttcagctggatgatagctccgagtcagaggtaatcctCAATTCCTTAGACTCTTCTTTTGTCTCCGCTTTTCAGCTGTCTTTTGACCACCTTATTAACTTGATTATccacaggatgacaccggagcgagtaacccggtaactgaagaggtaactatactttcctccgactcggaccccttgccaaggctgaaagtccgaagagtaacccggaaagtaagcttttcgcatcctttagcttatcaagatcctcaatttcttttgaagcaacagattcatgagagccggaggcaaacccgggccagcaaggatgcagacctctcctccggcttacccgaggcatcaagaaagcgccggactgaggttatct
The Aegilops tauschii subsp. strangulata cultivar AL8/78 chromosome 3, Aet v6.0, whole genome shotgun sequence genome window above contains:
- the LOC109776907 gene encoding protein FAR1-RELATED SEQUENCE 5-like, which codes for MAKAIPQSFPNTVHKLCHWHILKKYKEYLALLYKKYKTFKEEFTAILNSPLMPIEFEVAWAELMHKYKLENDQMMIQLWSDRKMWISAYYKNIFYARMNSTQRSENMNHVLKRGFVKGTQNLHKFARRVNACIQTRMQKENEQTMTSMINPMTETTYGYQEDMSIKYMRAVYTEMRTRMRKATLFRAKPTAEPTKYLVYYHKKASHDDEDRFAWSKHEFQVVADLENEICECECKLWTHTGLFCLHIMNILDHLKPDKFPDKYILKRYTKTAKSQPTFDTRDYNTTASDGSSRLSKQDILLQLNLMVNKKAMRCDQQYDRAYYVLKRLVEELDAIHSANQADANERMAEEDAEIEDDLHYYAAKMLHAAAQANQCKQGVDQSME